The following coding sequences are from one Shewanella putrefaciens window:
- a CDS encoding type I polyketide synthase → MSHTPSVPNSATESKKDKRLNKRLKDMPVAIVGMASIFANSRYLNKFWDLISEKIDAITDIPDTHWRAEDYYDADKSKADKSYCKRGGFLPEVDFNPMEFGLPPNILELTDTSQLLSLIVAKEVLADANLSADYDRDRIGITLGVGGGQKISQSLNSRLQYPVLKKVFKSSGLSDEDSEMLIKKFQDQYIHWEENSFPGSLGNVIAGRIANRFDFGGMNCVVDAACAGSLAAMRMALTELTEGRSDMMITGGVCTDNSPSMYMSFSKTPAFTTNETIQPFDIDSKGMMIGEGIGMVALKRLEDAERDGDRIYAVIKGVGASSDGKFKSIYAPRPEGQAKALERAYDDAGFAPHSIGLVEAHGTGTAAGDVAEFNGLKSVFAQGNDTNQHIALGSVKSQVGHTKSTAGTAGVIKAALALHHKVLPATINVSKPNPKLNIESSPFYLNTETRPWFQRADATPRRAGVSSFGFGGTNFHLVLEEYKPEHSRDEQYRQRSVPQTLLFAAANKAALLSELKAAQSQSVNTSANANKSSAASLNAIAQQYPLRPLASTDARLGFVAKDIAQLQAQLNQAISHLESSAHLESGHLETSASEAWQLPSGISYRSHALVAKNESKKVAALFAGQGSQYLNMGRELACHFPEMRQQITASDKVFAHHGQTPLSNILYPIPAFDADAIKAQEAALTNTMFAQSAIGAVSMAQYSLLTQAGFAPDMVAGHSFGELSALCAAGVISNEDYVELAFARGHAMAQVPSDAAASKAADTGTQVDLGTMFAIILKQKNDIDAINRCLAQFDGVKIANYNAPTQLVIAGGTEQTQLAAKAISELGFKAIALPVSGAFHTPLVGHAQKPFAKAIDKAKFSAPSIALYANGTGQLHPSDGKAIKAEFKQHMLQSVRFSEQLQAMYDAGARVFVEFGPKNILQKLVENTLGEHLNELCLVSMNPNPKGDSDSQLRLAAVQLAVAGVALTEVDPYQAVTSQEIAEREAPSAMNIKLTATNHISAATKAKMTKSLATGSVTSQVQYVDRIVETVVEREVEKIVEKEVIVEKVVEKILEVEANQVAAVEMKQTSSSVTQGLSNHQQQATAQLNPSTASVSGDALTAFFSAQSQAAQLHQQFLAIPQQYGDTFTTLMTEQAKMASLGIAIPESLQRSMEMFHQHQAQTLQSHAEFMQLQSSSSQAALAMLNNAPINVTPAVASQPRATAPAPAPVAPAPVVATSMPHNAAPVAAQAVAMRPAVSTPVAPVVQTAPVAYAPAATVQVAPAAPVLVMPEMTPVAPATSSLSAALVQQTMMAVVADKTGYPTEMLELGMDMEADLGIDSIKRVEILGTVQDELPGLPELSPEDLAECRTLGEIVDYMQSKLTQNDKLPAVGSIIVAPITAANMATQVATAAPAVNGLSAALVQQTMMAVVADKTGYPTEMLELSMDMEADLGIDSIKRVEILGTVQDELPSLPELSPEDLAECRTLGEIVNYMNSKLPATSSVVVSTTAQAAPAANGLSAALVHASEIESTMMAVVADKTGYPTEMLELSMDMEADLGIDSIKRVEILGTVQDELPGLPELSPEDLAECRTLGEIVDYMQSKLTQNDKLPAAGSVVVSTTAQAAPAANGLSAALVHASEIESTMMAVVADKTGYPTEMLELSMDMEADLGIDSIKRVEILGTVQDELPGLPELNPEDLAECRTLGEIVDYMNSKLPAVGSTSTTTAAQVTVTATINNGLSAEKIQQTMMSVVADKTGYPTEMLELSMDMEADLGIDSIKRVEILGTVQDELPGLPELNPEDLAECRTLGEIVALFSKEIGQSKLGQNAVSQNAAPVSAVVQPEPAIDLPPHSEVVLKKLPAAAELAQLSPQQSSKQSAQKAVARTFVKDAYIIISDDGHNAGVLAEKLHAQGLTVAVVRSPESLVASASPLNSHIASFTLAAIDDASISVVINEIKTLGQVAGFIHLQPQHKTSADAKGLVLSNAAKASVEQAFLFAKHLQPLLTTAATANTSSSFISVSRIDGGFGYLNHSQIARSELNQAALAGLTKTLSHEWPSVHCRALDIAPALDAKQLANAVIAELFATDNVLEVGVSQGAAQALERVTLVAGKADTRHSAANLTSADKILVTGGAKGVTFECALSLAKRSKAHFILAGRSSQQAIPAWAQGKNNSELKAAAIAHIQSLNKQGIGEKPTPKQVDALVWPVQSSLEIAAALEAFTAVGASAEYLSLDVNNPDAIASTIVPITELSPIAGIIHGAGVLADKHIQDKTLDELARVYGTKVTGISNLLAALDLDKLKLIALFSSAAGFYGNTGQSDYAMSNDILNKAALQLAQQLPNAKVMSFDWGPWDGGMVNPALKKMFIDRGVYVIPLKAGAELFASQLLSNTGAQLLVGTDMQGTVPSDEQSTQGSNLKKPEADLTTDASDPHALPKAVKLKRTLDPKAMIFIEDHCINGNPVLPTVCAIQWMREAAFDVLKQPVKVQSYKLLKGIIFDTAVLQNGVLESEAPITLELELAPIALTDKAAKDSDECLSGQFNVLISFEGRPQYQAILVVDDAVDDAASDNLATNSKATAFDAHSLAGLSVITTASNLYSDGTLFHGPRLQGIESVLKFDDASLIAKVSLPHIALADCGSFVPNLTPKGSQVFAEDLLLQAMLVWARLKYGAASLPSSIGEFISHAPFAFGDKGHLVLEVVKHSGRALEANITLYHQDGRLSCEMNNAKVTISKNLNGAFLANKVAANQTAANKAIESVEAKVE, encoded by the coding sequence ATGAGCCATACCCCTTCTGTACCTAATTCTGCGACTGAGTCAAAAAAAGATAAACGACTCAACAAACGTTTAAAAGATATGCCCGTTGCCATCGTCGGCATGGCCAGCATCTTCGCTAACTCGCGTTATTTAAATAAATTTTGGGATTTGATCAGCGAAAAAATCGATGCCATTACTGACATCCCAGACACCCATTGGCGCGCCGAAGATTACTACGATGCCGACAAAAGCAAAGCCGATAAAAGCTACTGTAAACGCGGTGGTTTTTTACCAGAAGTCGACTTCAATCCAATGGAATTCGGTCTGCCGCCCAATATTCTTGAGCTGACAGATACCTCGCAACTGCTGTCGCTGATTGTCGCCAAAGAAGTGCTTGCCGACGCCAACCTGTCCGCCGATTACGACCGTGATCGTATCGGCATCACCCTAGGGGTTGGCGGTGGTCAAAAAATCAGTCAGAGCTTGAACTCGCGCCTGCAATATCCAGTGCTTAAAAAAGTATTCAAAAGCAGCGGCTTGAGCGATGAAGACAGCGAAATGCTGATCAAAAAGTTCCAAGACCAATATATCCACTGGGAAGAAAACTCTTTCCCAGGGTCCCTAGGCAACGTGATTGCAGGCCGTATCGCCAACCGTTTTGATTTTGGCGGCATGAACTGTGTGGTCGATGCTGCCTGTGCGGGCTCGCTGGCCGCTATGCGTATGGCGTTGACGGAACTGACCGAAGGTCGCAGCGACATGATGATCACTGGCGGTGTCTGTACCGACAACTCGCCATCCATGTACATGAGCTTCTCAAAAACGCCAGCCTTCACCACCAATGAAACCATTCAACCCTTTGATATCGATTCAAAAGGTATGATGATCGGCGAAGGTATTGGCATGGTCGCGCTTAAGCGCCTTGAAGATGCCGAGCGCGATGGCGACCGGATTTATGCCGTCATCAAAGGCGTTGGCGCCTCATCTGACGGTAAGTTTAAGAGTATTTATGCGCCGCGCCCTGAGGGCCAAGCCAAAGCTCTCGAACGCGCTTACGACGATGCCGGTTTTGCCCCGCACAGCATTGGCTTAGTTGAAGCCCATGGCACGGGTACTGCAGCGGGTGATGTGGCTGAATTCAACGGCTTAAAATCGGTATTTGCCCAAGGCAACGACACAAATCAACATATCGCGTTAGGTTCAGTAAAATCCCAAGTGGGCCACACTAAATCCACCGCTGGTACTGCCGGGGTGATCAAAGCCGCGCTAGCGCTACACCACAAGGTATTGCCTGCGACCATTAACGTTAGCAAGCCTAATCCAAAACTGAATATCGAAAGTTCGCCATTCTATTTAAATACCGAAACTCGCCCATGGTTCCAGCGCGCCGATGCAACGCCGCGCCGTGCTGGCGTAAGCTCCTTTGGTTTTGGCGGCACGAACTTCCATCTTGTATTAGAAGAATACAAACCTGAGCACAGCCGCGATGAGCAATATCGTCAGCGCAGTGTGCCGCAAACGCTATTATTTGCCGCAGCCAATAAAGCCGCGCTGCTTAGCGAGTTAAAAGCTGCGCAGAGCCAAAGCGTGAACACAAGCGCAAACGCGAATAAGAGCAGCGCTGCGAGCCTGAACGCTATTGCTCAGCAATATCCGCTGCGCCCGCTAGCAAGCACAGATGCCCGTTTAGGTTTTGTGGCTAAGGATATCGCTCAGCTACAAGCCCAGTTAAATCAAGCCATCTCTCATCTAGAAAGTAGTGCGCATTTAGAAAGCGGGCACCTAGAAACCAGCGCAAGCGAGGCATGGCAATTACCGTCAGGGATCAGCTACCGCTCCCATGCCTTAGTGGCCAAGAATGAATCAAAGAAAGTAGCCGCCCTGTTTGCAGGTCAAGGTTCACAATACCTGAACATGGGCCGTGAACTCGCCTGCCATTTCCCGGAAATGCGCCAACAAATTACGGCCAGCGATAAGGTATTTGCTCACCACGGCCAAACGCCGTTATCGAACATCCTTTATCCTATTCCGGCATTCGATGCCGATGCGATTAAAGCCCAAGAAGCGGCGCTGACCAATACCATGTTCGCCCAAAGCGCCATAGGCGCGGTTTCAATGGCGCAATATTCGCTATTAACTCAGGCAGGTTTTGCCCCCGATATGGTGGCAGGTCACAGCTTTGGTGAATTGTCAGCCCTTTGCGCGGCAGGCGTGATTTCCAATGAGGATTACGTCGAACTGGCCTTCGCCCGTGGACATGCCATGGCGCAAGTGCCGAGCGATGCTGCCGCGAGTAAAGCCGCCGATACTGGGACTCAAGTTGATTTAGGAACCATGTTCGCGATTATTCTTAAGCAAAAGAATGATATCGATGCGATCAATCGCTGTTTAGCCCAGTTTGATGGCGTTAAAATTGCCAACTACAACGCGCCGACGCAATTAGTCATCGCAGGTGGCACAGAGCAAACTCAGCTGGCCGCGAAAGCCATTAGCGAACTGGGCTTTAAAGCGATTGCCCTACCCGTCTCAGGCGCGTTCCATACCCCATTGGTTGGACACGCACAAAAACCCTTTGCCAAAGCCATTGATAAAGCAAAATTTAGCGCACCTTCGATCGCGCTTTATGCCAACGGCACAGGTCAACTACACCCAAGTGATGGCAAAGCGATTAAAGCAGAATTTAAACAACACATGCTGCAATCGGTTCGCTTTAGCGAACAACTGCAGGCCATGTATGACGCTGGCGCCCGTGTGTTTGTTGAGTTTGGCCCTAAAAACATACTGCAAAAGTTAGTTGAAAATACCTTAGGTGAACACTTAAATGAGCTTTGCCTTGTCAGCATGAACCCAAATCCTAAGGGCGATAGTGACAGTCAATTACGCTTAGCCGCAGTGCAACTCGCGGTAGCCGGTGTGGCGTTAACTGAGGTTGACCCCTATCAAGCCGTCACGTCACAAGAAATTGCCGAACGTGAAGCGCCATCAGCGATGAACATCAAACTCACCGCCACTAACCATATTAGTGCTGCGACCAAAGCTAAGATGACCAAATCCCTCGCCACAGGCAGCGTGACTAGCCAAGTGCAATATGTGGATCGCATCGTTGAAACGGTTGTCGAAAGAGAAGTCGAAAAAATCGTTGAGAAAGAAGTCATCGTCGAAAAAGTGGTTGAAAAAATATTAGAAGTGGAAGCGAATCAAGTGGCAGCTGTTGAAATGAAACAAACATCCTCAAGCGTGACGCAAGGCTTAAGCAATCACCAGCAACAAGCGACGGCGCAATTGAACCCAAGTACAGCAAGCGTCAGCGGCGATGCATTAACGGCATTTTTCAGCGCACAATCTCAAGCGGCGCAGTTGCATCAACAGTTTTTAGCCATCCCACAGCAATATGGCGATACCTTCACGACACTGATGACTGAACAAGCCAAGATGGCAAGCCTTGGCATTGCAATCCCTGAAAGCCTGCAACGCTCGATGGAAATGTTCCACCAGCATCAAGCGCAAACCCTGCAAAGCCACGCCGAATTTATGCAGCTACAAAGCAGTAGCAGCCAAGCGGCCTTGGCGATGTTAAACAATGCGCCGATTAACGTTACCCCAGCAGTTGCAAGTCAGCCACGAGCTACTGCGCCGGCTCCTGCACCTGTTGCTCCAGCGCCTGTTGTTGCAACGTCAATGCCACATAATGCTGCACCAGTAGCGGCTCAAGCTGTTGCGATGAGACCCGCGGTTAGCACACCTGTTGCGCCTGTTGTGCAAACCGCTCCCGTTGCTTATGCGCCTGCTGCGACAGTACAAGTTGCGCCAGCAGCGCCTGTTTTAGTTATGCCAGAGATGACACCTGTGGCACCAGCAACAAGCAGCTTAAGTGCTGCACTTGTTCAACAAACTATGATGGCTGTGGTTGCCGACAAAACAGGCTACCCCACTGAAATGCTGGAACTTGGCATGGATATGGAAGCTGATCTAGGTATCGATTCCATCAAGCGCGTTGAAATCTTAGGCACAGTGCAAGACGAGCTGCCGGGCTTACCTGAACTCAGCCCAGAAGATTTGGCTGAGTGCCGCACCTTGGGTGAAATCGTTGACTATATGCAAAGTAAGCTTACACAAAATGACAAGCTTCCAGCAGTGGGTTCAATTATCGTAGCGCCTATTACTGCTGCAAATATGGCAACTCAAGTGGCAACAGCCGCACCTGCCGTTAACGGTTTAAGCGCTGCGTTAGTACAACAAACCATGATGGCTGTGGTGGCTGACAAGACAGGCTATCCGACTGAAATGCTGGAGCTCAGCATGGATATGGAAGCCGATCTAGGTATCGATTCCATTAAGCGCGTTGAAATCCTAGGCACAGTGCAAGACGAGCTGCCGAGTTTACCTGAGCTCAGCCCAGAAGATTTGGCTGAGTGCCGTACCTTGGGTGAAATCGTTAACTATATGAACTCTAAGCTACCAGCAACAAGTTCAGTTGTAGTTTCTACAACAGCACAAGCTGCGCCTGCCGCCAACGGTTTAAGCGCTGCGTTAGTGCATGCTTCTGAAATCGAGAGCACCATGATGGCTGTGGTGGCCGACAAGACTGGCTACCCCACTGAAATGCTGGAACTGAGCATGGATATGGAAGCCGATCTAGGTATCGATTCCATCAAGCGCGTTGAAATCCTAGGTACAGTGCAAGACGAACTGCCAGGTTTACCTGAGCTCAGCCCAGAAGATCTCGCCGAGTGTCGTACCTTAGGTGAAATCGTTGACTACATGCAAAGTAAGCTTACACAAAATGACAAGCTACCAGCAGCAGGTTCAGTTGTAGTTTCTACAACAGCACAAGCTGCGCCTGCCGCCAACGGTTTAAGCGCTGCGTTAGTGCATGCTTCTGAAATCGAGAGCACCATGATGGCTGTGGTGGCTGACAAGACGGGCTATCCCACTGAAATGCTGGAACTCAGCATGGATATGGAAGCCGATCTAGGTATCGATTCTATCAAGCGCGTTGAAATCTTAGGCACAGTGCAAGATGAGCTACCGGGCTTACCTGAGCTGAATCCTGAAGATCTGGCCGAGTGTCGCACCTTAGGCGAAATCGTTGACTACATGAACAGCAAACTACCTGCGGTTGGCTCGACTTCAACTACAACAGCAGCACAGGTCACTGTTACCGCTACAATAAATAACGGATTAAGTGCTGAAAAAATCCAACAAACCATGATGTCAGTAGTGGCCGACAAGACGGGCTATCCCACTGAAATGCTGGAACTCAGCATGGATATGGAAGCCGATCTAGGTATCGATTCCATCAAGCGCGTTGAAATCTTAGGCACAGTGCAAGACGAGCTACCGGGTTTGCCTGAACTCAATCCTGAAGATCTGGCCGAGTGCCGCACCTTAGGTGAAATCGTTGCACTCTTTTCGAAAGAAATAGGGCAAAGCAAGCTAGGCCAAAACGCGGTAAGCCAGAATGCCGCGCCAGTTAGCGCTGTCGTTCAGCCTGAACCAGCTATCGATTTACCACCCCATAGTGAGGTAGTGCTAAAAAAGTTGCCAGCGGCGGCTGAGCTAGCGCAACTATCGCCACAGCAATCGTCAAAGCAATCAGCGCAAAAAGCTGTGGCACGAACTTTCGTTAAAGATGCCTACATTATCATTAGCGATGATGGTCACAATGCTGGCGTACTTGCTGAAAAATTGCATGCTCAAGGTTTAACGGTTGCGGTTGTGCGCTCGCCTGAAAGCCTTGTAGCCAGTGCATCACCACTCAATAGCCACATTGCCAGCTTCACATTGGCGGCGATTGACGATGCCAGTATCAGCGTAGTAATTAATGAGATCAAAACCTTAGGTCAAGTTGCAGGCTTTATTCATCTGCAACCACAACATAAAACCTCAGCCGATGCGAAAGGTTTAGTGCTGTCGAATGCCGCCAAGGCATCCGTCGAGCAAGCGTTCTTGTTCGCCAAGCACTTACAACCGCTTTTAACAACAGCAGCAACGGCCAATACTAGCAGTAGCTTTATCAGCGTCAGTCGTATCGACGGTGGTTTTGGATATCTTAACCACAGCCAAATTGCCCGTAGCGAGTTAAACCAAGCGGCATTGGCAGGTCTGACGAAAACCTTGAGCCACGAGTGGCCAAGCGTGCATTGCCGCGCCTTAGATATCGCGCCAGCACTTGATGCCAAGCAACTGGCCAATGCAGTGATCGCTGAGCTCTTTGCAACCGATAACGTATTGGAAGTCGGTGTTAGCCAAGGCGCAGCCCAAGCACTTGAGCGTGTAACCTTAGTTGCTGGCAAGGCTGATACCCGCCACAGCGCGGCAAACTTGACGAGTGCAGATAAAATACTGGTGACCGGTGGCGCAAAAGGCGTGACCTTTGAATGTGCGCTAAGTTTAGCCAAACGCAGCAAGGCGCACTTTATCCTTGCTGGCAGAAGCAGCCAACAAGCCATTCCCGCTTGGGCACAGGGTAAAAATAACAGCGAACTTAAAGCTGCGGCTATTGCCCACATTCAAAGCTTAAATAAACAAGGAATTGGCGAGAAACCCACGCCAAAACAAGTGGATGCCTTAGTATGGCCAGTTCAAAGCAGCCTAGAAATTGCAGCCGCACTAGAAGCCTTTACCGCTGTGGGCGCGAGCGCCGAGTACTTAAGTCTCGATGTTAACAATCCAGATGCGATTGCCAGCACGATAGTGCCGATCACCGAGTTGTCGCCTATTGCTGGCATCATCCATGGTGCGGGCGTACTCGCCGATAAACACATCCAAGACAAGACCTTAGATGAGTTAGCACGGGTGTATGGCACTAAGGTCACAGGTATAAGCAATCTACTTGCCGCACTGGATTTAGATAAATTAAAACTGATTGCCCTATTCTCTTCGGCGGCGGGTTTTTACGGCAATACTGGCCAAAGCGATTACGCCATGTCCAACGACATACTCAACAAAGCCGCACTGCAACTGGCGCAGCAACTGCCAAATGCCAAAGTGATGAGCTTCGATTGGGGTCCGTGGGACGGCGGCATGGTGAATCCTGCGCTGAAAAAGATGTTTATCGATCGCGGTGTTTATGTGATCCCGCTAAAGGCAGGCGCTGAGTTATTTGCGAGCCAATTACTGAGCAACACAGGCGCACAATTGCTGGTCGGTACTGATATGCAAGGCACAGTTCCAAGTGACGAGCAATCAACTCAAGGTAGCAATCTAAAAAAGCCTGAAGCGGATCTGACCACTGACGCGTCGGATCCGCATGCTTTGCCTAAAGCTGTAAAACTAAAGCGCACACTGGACCCTAAGGCAATGATCTTTATTGAAGATCACTGCATTAACGGTAATCCCGTATTACCGACTGTGTGCGCGATTCAGTGGATGCGTGAAGCCGCCTTTGATGTGCTCAAGCAGCCTGTCAAAGTGCAAAGCTACAAGCTATTGAAGGGCATTATTTTCGACACTGCCGTGTTACAAAATGGAGTGTTAGAAAGTGAAGCGCCCATCACGCTGGAACTTGAACTTGCACCGATTGCGTTAACGGATAAAGCCGCGAAAGATTCTGACGAGTGCTTGAGTGGACAATTCAATGTCTTAATCAGCTTTGAAGGTCGTCCGCAATATCAAGCCATCCTAGTCGTTGATGATGCTGTTGATGACGCGGCAAGTGATAACTTAGCCACTAACAGCAAAGCAACTGCTTTTGACGCGCACAGTTTGGCAGGACTTTCTGTCATCACAACCGCGAGCAACCTTTACAGCGACGGCACGCTTTTCCACGGTCCAAGA
- a CDS encoding 4'-phosphopantetheinyl transferase family protein: MHIELFFIPLGEINDELQTHAKVLLSEDELSKVMRYRAPKAQINGLQVRAALRLVLSKVATLHPKDWCFEYGLKGKPCLTAKQKQQTGLEFNISHSGDWLLIGVVKHQETSPCLFGVDIERSRPKTDIYPILNHYFSHQETEALLALTDESAQRQRFFDLWALKESYIKATGLGLAQSLKSFAFELADLNWDNFSADGVELDDPYIGTQANTNPIEFIELKRCGRQHGSALKIPPRLGIYRNVRLNQLNTADSYCWQVCFGRLNREYRFALSLASTDANRLHVGHSVLPATLSMQMLSIETLLNISS, from the coding sequence ATGCATATCGAACTGTTTTTTATCCCATTAGGGGAGATAAATGATGAGCTACAAACACATGCTAAGGTGTTGTTAAGTGAGGATGAACTCTCAAAAGTTATGCGTTATCGAGCACCTAAAGCGCAAATAAATGGTTTGCAGGTTAGGGCGGCACTGCGTTTAGTGTTATCAAAAGTGGCGACTTTACATCCAAAAGACTGGTGCTTTGAATACGGTCTTAAGGGAAAACCCTGTTTAACGGCAAAGCAAAAGCAACAAACAGGGCTCGAGTTTAATATAAGTCATAGTGGCGACTGGTTATTAATTGGTGTTGTTAAGCATCAAGAGACAAGCCCTTGTTTATTTGGTGTTGATATTGAGAGGTCGCGCCCCAAAACGGATATTTATCCAATCCTGAATCATTATTTCTCCCACCAAGAAACCGAAGCACTGCTGGCATTGACAGATGAATCGGCCCAGCGGCAACGTTTTTTCGATCTTTGGGCATTAAAAGAGTCCTATATTAAAGCCACTGGATTAGGTTTAGCTCAGTCACTTAAATCCTTCGCTTTTGAATTAGCGGATTTAAATTGGGATAACTTTAGCGCTGATGGTGTGGAGTTAGATGATCCTTATATAGGCACTCAAGCTAATACAAATCCGATAGAATTTATTGAGCTTAAGCGGTGTGGTAGGCAACATGGGAGTGCACTTAAGATCCCTCCAAGGCTAGGTATATATCGAAATGTTCGATTGAATCAGCTTAATACAGCCGATTCTTACTGTTGGCAGGTTTGTTTTGGCAGATTAAATCGAGAATATCGTTTTGCGCTGAGTTTGGCTTCTACAGACGCGAACCGCCTACATGTGGGGCATTCAGTCCTGCCGGCAACGCTTTCGATGCAAATGCTGAGTATAGAAACATTACTTAATATTTCGTCTTAA
- the queF gene encoding NADPH-dependent 7-cyano-7-deazaguanine reductase QueF (Catalyzes the NADPH-dependent reduction of 7-cyano-7-deazaguanine (preQ0) to 7-aminomethyl-7-deazaguanine (preQ1) in queuosine biosynthesis) codes for MTKNHDPYSDAKALTGLTLGKATDYQAEYDASLLQGVPRSLNRNAINLTEALPFHGADIWTGYELSWLNTKGKPMVAIAEIHLSYQSLNLIESKSFKLYLNSFNQTKFSNIDAVQKTLVQDLSHCAQGDVTVRIIEPRSFGSQRIVELPGTCIDDLDIEVSDYSFNPDYLENSTDDKQIVAETLNSNLLKSNCLITSQPDWGSIMIRYQGPKIDREKLLRYLISFRQHNEFHEQCVERIFVDLKRYCHCAKLTVYARYTRRGGLDINPYRSDFEQPGEGHRLARQ; via the coding sequence ATGACAAAGAATCACGACCCTTATAGTGATGCCAAAGCGCTTACTGGCCTAACATTAGGTAAAGCCACTGACTACCAAGCCGAGTATGATGCTTCGTTGTTACAAGGGGTTCCTCGATCACTCAACCGTAACGCGATCAATCTTACGGAAGCCTTGCCTTTCCACGGTGCCGATATCTGGACGGGTTATGAGCTGTCTTGGCTGAATACCAAAGGTAAACCTATGGTTGCCATAGCCGAGATCCATTTAAGCTATCAAAGCCTAAACCTAATTGAGTCAAAATCTTTTAAATTATATTTAAATAGTTTTAATCAGACTAAATTTAGCAATATCGATGCAGTACAAAAAACCTTAGTCCAAGATCTTAGTCACTGCGCTCAAGGTGATGTAACGGTAAGGATTATTGAACCTAGAAGTTTCGGTTCTCAACGCATAGTAGAGTTACCAGGCACTTGCATAGATGATCTCGATATTGAAGTCAGCGATTATAGTTTTAACCCTGATTACTTAGAAAACAGTACTGATGATAAACAAATAGTGGCGGAAACGCTTAATTCAAACCTACTGAAATCTAACTGTTTGATCACATCGCAACCTGACTGGGGTAGCATAATGATCCGTTACCAAGGGCCTAAAATCGATCGAGAAAAACTGCTGCGCTATTTGATTTCTTTCCGCCAGCATAATGAGTTTCACGAGCAATGTGTTGAGCGGATTTTCGTCGATTTAAAGCGGTACTGTCACTGTGCCAAATTAACGGTTTATGCCCGTTATACCCGCCGAGGTGGTTTAGATATCAACCCCTATCGCAGCGACTTTGAACAACCCGGTGAAGGCCATAGACTGGCAAGACAATAA